ACGTTGGAATCAATCAATTCACTCCAAGCTTACCTACATTTCAAGATATCATAGTAACAGATGTGACTCAAACAAAAAAACAAGAACGATCTTTTGATAAGGACAATCAAGAACATCTTCATACGCAATGGGTGCTTGATTGTTATCCAAAACAAGTTGGCTTTTCTGTTATACAAGGTATCAAAATTAGATTAATAGAGCCTAATGAACGAAATGATTTTTTTGGATTTATGAGTTCTATGATGAGTGCTGAAAAAGAATTAGTAGCTGAACCTATCGGTATAAAAGTTTTGCCATTACCGCATTGCCAAGATCTTGAAAATATACAAGCTGTTGGAGAATTTTCAAAAATAACTTTATCAACAAATATTGATACTGCTGAGCAAGGGCAAGGATTTACCTTGCGAGTTGATATTTTTGGCAACGGTAATTTAGAAATGATAGACTCATTTTCTCTTGTATTACCGCAAGAATTTAGTAGTTATACTACGCACGCAGGCAAAATAGATAGAGATCGTACATCAAAGAGATTTGAATATATTATTCAAGCTCAAGAATCTGGCACATACGAAATTCCAGCTCAAAATTTTACCTATTTCGATCTTAATTCTGGTGATTATGTAACATTGCAGAGCAACCCTAAGACAATGACTATTACAAAAGGCACACATACCTATAGTGATCAATATAAATTGTATGAAGAAAATGAATTAGATACAGAAAGTGAAAATCAAATAACCGTTTCTGCGTATACTATTTTAGATACTTATGATGAAAGAAATTATTGGAAAGGTATTTCGCTTTCGTTATATGCCTTGGCGATACGAGTTATTTTTTTACTATTTTTATTCATGATAGGGTATCGATATTTTTTGAAAAAATATGTTTTATCTCATGACAAGCTTCAACATTTTTTACTATTTTTAAAAGCTCATAGAGCATTAAAAATTGCTGAAAAAAAAGAAAATATTGCGACTTTATACAATGTATTTATAACGATTTTTGTCGGTCTTAACGTTGGCAGACGTGGAGAGATTAATGAAAATCTTATTGAAGGGTATCTACAAAAAAAATGTTTTTCTGTAGATCAAATAAAAAAATGGAATATTTTTTATCATAAATTATTACAAGCATCATTTTCTCAGGGTGATAAAAAAATGAGTTTATTACTTGTGCAAGAAGCGTTTGTTTGGCTTTCTTTATTAAAAAATAGATCATGAATATGTTCAAGCAAAAGATATGTTTATTGAACGTTATTGTATATTTTTTTCTTGTAACATCAAACGACTCTATGTATGCAACAAATTTTGATATGCATGTATTGAATGTTTCTTTAAAAGATATGAATTATTGTACTATTGACCAGATAAAACGACAAACACCATGTATATTGCAAATAGATTTTATATCTGATAAAGGGGGCGAAAAAGAGTTTGATCTTAAACCTATTACTGGGTTAGATAATTTTAAGCATTCTCATTATGAAAAAACAGTTATTATATTCATGGATAATGGAAAATTATGTTATAAACATATCTATAAATATATTTTAGAAGGTCATAGAAAAGGAGTTTATTCAGTCGGACCCTTTATTGTAAAAAATTCATTGGGAAATATTTTAAAATCATCTCGAATAAGCGTTGTCATTGGAGATGAAACTCTTGTTTGTGCCGATCAGGTTTGTGCCGTAAAATATTTTACGCAAGCTGAACTTGCAGCAAAGAGCGTATATTTGTATGAAAAAAACATTTTGAATATACATTTTTTTGATCGCATTGGGGTTGCTGGCACAGAAATTGTTTTTCCAGATTTTAAAAATATAAAAATCGTAGACGTCCAAAAAACTAATATTGCTGCCATTGAATCTATTGATGGGTACGATTATGTTAAAACAACATGGACTGTTGAATTTTATCCTATTGATCAAGGTATTATCCCTATCGATGAAGTTAAAATTAAATTTTTAGATCAACAATTAGAGAATAAAAGTCATGCTCGTGGAGCATCCAGACGATTTGGTTTTATGATGAAAGTAGAACGATCGGTACCTGCTCCTTTCGTACATCTAGCAGTTAAACCATTGCCTTTATCTCATTATCAATTGCAAGGCATGTCAGCTGTCGGTCAATTTTCTCAATTAATGATTACTACTGATACATCAACAATATTGCAAGGACAAGGTATTGCACTGACCTTAAAGTTATGTGGTTCAGGTAATTTAGAAATGATCGATTTTAATAGATTAATATTACCAAAAAGTTTTCAATATTATCATGCTGATACCAAAGAATCCACGTATAATAAAAATTGTAAGCAGTTTGAATTTATAGTTCAGGCAAATGAGCATGGTATGTATCAAATACCTTGCCAAGAATTTTTTTATTTTGATCCAGCTGATGCTACGTATAAAATATTAAAAAGTAATGTAATTGATATTATGGTTACATCTCATTATCTAGATAAAGATAAAGAATATGAAAAAAAAACTATGCAAGATGACGGTTGTATTGCATTTGATTGTACAAATATTAACGATTACATCTTTTTAGATGAAACACCTGGTCAATCTTCTATCATGAGCATTTCTTTAGTATGGTATGAGCGTTATTTGCATCTATTGCTATTGTTATGCATGATGACTGGGTTGTATGGATATGTTTTTAAGCAGTATCTGTTTACACATGATACATGGAAACGATATTTTTTATTTTTAGTTGCGTATAAAAATTGTAGACGCGCTCAGTTGAAAAATAATGCAGGTGGATTGTATGCTATATTTTTAAATCTATTTATTGCGTTAGATTATGCTCACATGAGTATTATGAATGAAGAAAGAATAGAAAAATATTTAGAAAAACATCATTTTTCTGAGCAAGAAATTATACGTTGGAAAATTTTTTATAGTAAGCTATTGCAGGTATCATTTGCTCAATCTACTACCTTAGATTCTAAGATTTTATTTCAAGAATCTTTTATGTGGTTACAACAATTGAAAGAAAAAATATGATAGTAAAAAAAATATTGGTAATGTTTTTTATGTTTTATGGAATGCAAATTCAATGTGTTCAAGATGATGTAAATCTTTTTTTACGTGCAAAAGAATTATTTAGCCAAGAACATTATCAAGATGCTTTTAATGTTTTTCAACGAATTGAAAATAAAAGTTTTGCTGTTTTTTATAACATGGGACTTTGTTGTTTACGACAAAATAAAAAAGCAGAAGCTTTACTTGCTTTTAAACGAGCTGAAAAAAAAGCTTTATCATATCAAGAACATACTCTTGTTCAATCTGTTACAGATTTTGCTTACGGCAAAGAAAGCGAAGATATAAGCTGGTATGACCAGATAGCAGTTTTTTGTAAAAAGAGTATACTTTCGACTCCCATATTACTATTTCAGCTCTTGATTCTTTTTGGATTAATATTTTTAATGGTTTCTTGGTATAAAAGGTGGTATGAAAAATATAAGGTGAGTTCATGTATCGCATTGGCATCTTGGTTTCTTCTGTACTTTATGTATTGTTATAAAGTTGATGAAATAACCAAACAGTATGCTGTGGTAATAAAAGAAACAACACCCATATATTCTGGCCCAGATAGTTCATTTCATAAACAATTTGATCTTGAGCAATCTCAATTAGTAGATATTATGGCTGAATTAAATGGGTTTTTAAAAATTAAAGTAGATAATCATGTTGGTTGGATAGACAGCCAAAGTGTCGAACTTGTATAATGCATAAAATCATTGGAGTTTGCAATTAATATATTTAACCGTAATTTTGAAAAAATATTATTTTTATTTTTATCCTTTGTTCTCTCTTCTATTTTTGTGGTATTGGTAATTCAATACAACTTTTTTATGGCTGAAGCTGAAAAAATGATCTTAGTCCGACAAGAGTATCAACAAGTTATTGGTATGTTAAAACAGACTCTGCAAAATAAAAACTCTGATGAAATAACTGACGACTTAGATTCTTTAGATGAGATTAAAAACGAAATAGATACAAAAGATAGTGAGCAAAATATTGTTTTGATTGATGAAGATATCGATGATGATGTTGAACATGTTAAAGAAGATGCGCCAGAAGAAGTTGAAGAACTTGAAGATGAAGAATCCAAAGATTTTCAGTTTATATCAGCAGAAGATGAAAAACAGTTAAAAGATTTACGTAAGCAAACTCGCCAAAAAGTTCAAATTGCTAAAAAAATAAAAAAGAAGCCTTTAGCTCAAAAACAGATTAACCAACTTAAAAAAACAACCAAACAAACATCTATTCAAGATTTTACATTTCATTGGCCTTTAGAATTACATCATTTTTGGATTAGTTCATTGTTTGGTGCTCGTAAGAAAGCAAATGGCACTCCAGGATTCCACTATGGCATCGATCTAGCTGCAATGAAGGGGACAACTGTCAAGGCTGCAGCTGCGGGCGTTGTGATTCAAGCTCAGTACCTTCCTGGGTACGGTAATAATATTTTAATTCAACACAATAAGTATTATAGAACAAGGTATGCTCATTTACATACAATGAATGTTTGCGAAGGTCAAACTATAGCGATTGGGCAAAAAATTGGGACAGTGGGAGCCACTGGCTCAGTCCGTAAGAGTGGTCGTGATGCATCGCATTTGCATTTTGAAATTTATCATAATGGCAGCCACGTTAATCCACTTCGCTATTTATTTAATTAAGGTTATAACAAGACATTTATATATCATGTTTAAGAAAGGTGAGTTTGTATGGTACAAAGAATTATTGCATGGTATAAGCGACCAAATAAGTCGTTTATTGCAGATACGCTTGAATCTTTGCTGGTAATTATTCCTATTGTTTTTTTAATTAAAACATTTGTTTTTGGATTATACCAAGTTCCAACTTGCTCAATGGAGCCGACAATGTTAGTAGGAGAAAGATTTTTTGCTGAAAAGTTTACGGTATTTTTTCAACCTCCAAAGCGTGGCGATATCATTGCTTTTAATAACCCAGTGTATCGATATTCTAAGAGCCCAGTCGTTAATCTATTTGAACGTTATGTATCATGGAAAGTAGTAAGCTGGACTAAACGTGTTATTGGTGTTCCTGGAGATCATGTACAAGGTAAGGTTGAAGGCGGAAAAACAGTTGTGTATCTCAATGGTCAAAAACTTGATGAGCCATATGTTAATCAATATCCGATTATTGAGCTATTCAAGAAAGAATTGGTTGTAGGCGATAATATTTATTCAGGTTTATGTCGCAGAACATTTGACCCATCAAAAAAATGGAATGAGCAGCCGTTTTACAGAATAAATCCTACAGAAATTATACGGGCAAAAGAATTTTGTCCTAAAAATATTTTTTACCCATATGAGCCAACAAACAAAGATATTTTTGATGTGCAACTTGGGGAAAATCAGTATTGGGTTATGGGCGATAATCGTCAAGGTAGCAGCGATTGCAGATCGTGGGGAGCTCTTGATGGTAAACTTATTCATGGCAAAATTGTATTGCGTCTTTGGTCATCTGACAGTGATGAATCATGGTGGATGTCTGATTTGTTAAAACATCCAATTGATTTCTGGAGTCGTATGAGATGGTCAAGATTCTTTAATTTTGTCTATTAAATTAGTAAATATATATTCTAGGCTGTGTTAATTAAATATTTATATTGATATAAAATTACGTTACAGAGCCTAGAAAAAAGTAAATTTGAAAATAAAAGTATAAAAAAGTTGCATGAAAAGCATTTTATGGTAAATTTTATAGTAAGAGCAGTTAATTTAAAAACAGTTTCTTTGATATCGTTTTGTTTGCTATCATTAGTTGGATGTAATTTTTCAAGCTCAGCGCAAAAAAAACCACAGTTAATTGTCATCAATGTTCTTGATAAACAAGAATTTGATGATTGCCATATTGCAGGTTCAATTAACATTCCATTTGCTGAATTTGAAAATAAAGTTGCATCATTTGATAAAAACAATCATTATGTTCTATATTGTGCAGATTATGCGTGCATGTCGAGTGGTTATTGTGCTAAACTATTACGAGATCAAAATTGTAAATATGTTTGGGAATATGCTGGAGGCATGGTTGACTGGTATAAAAAAGGTTATCCAACGCAAGGTCCTGCTCAAGAAGAATATTTGAAATCTGAAAATATTAATTACAATGATGAAGAAGATACATCTCATACAATTACAGCTGAAGAGTTGCTTGTTAAGATAGAAGAGTTTTCATCACGTATCTAAAAAAATTATAGGGCGGCATGGCCAAGTGGTAAGGCGTGGGTCTGCAAAACCTTTATCCTCGGTTCGATTCCGAGTGCCGCCTCCATATTTTTATAGATATTAAGTATATTAATTATAAAAAATTTGAAATTAAAAAATTTATGCATTATTATTAATAACGTATAAATTTAACTTTGAAAAAAATATTGATGCCGAGGTGGCGAAATTGGTAGACGCAAAGGACTTAAAATCCTTCGAGCTTTACGCTTGTGCCGGTTCGAGTCCGGCCCTCGGCACCAAAAAAATATATATTTATCAGAAATTTAAAAAAGTTTCTTGACAAATATTCAGTACTGACTAATTTAACCATTAGTATAAGTTTTTTGGCCTTAGTAAATATAAATACTTGAGGAAGTTATATGAATAAGGCGCAAGTTTTAGAAAGTATGGCAAAGCTAACAAAGATGTCTAAATCATCTTGTAAGCTCGCTCTAGAAGCTTTTGTATCAACAGTTGGCGGAGCTTTAAAACTCAATAAGTCAGTTGTTTTAACAGGTTTTGGTACTTTTGTAGTTATGAAGCGTAAAAGCCGTGTAGGTGTAAATCCTGCAACTGGAAATAAAATGCAAATACCTGCAAAAAAAGTTCCAAAATTCAAGCCTGGAAAAGCTTTAAAAGACTTAGTTGGCTAACGGTTAAGTTTCAAAAAGTTAAAAAGGATGTCTTTCAAGGCATCCTTTTTCTTTATGCATTTCTTCTTGATTTTCCTTTGTAAAGTTTCGTATACTATCAATAGAAGAAATAAAAGGGAGAAATGTAATGCGCAATTTTAAAGCAGCTGCCTTTGAAAAAAAAAATCAATTAGAGATATGGCTACATGATCTTAATTTAAAATCATCAGATTTTATTCGTTTAGCTTGTTCTTTTGGAATTGGTTTCTTATTCGGTCTTATAGTTAAGCGATGGTGTAAATATATTGTTTTAATAACTATTTTTACTATTATTTTATTAGCTGTTCTTCAAAATTGTGCAATTATTACTATTAACATTACAACAATTCAAAAAATCACGGGGCTGCAAGGTGTAACAAATCTAAGCAATCTGTTTTTTGCTCTCGTTCAAGAGTCAAAAAAACATGTATTGATTTTTAGTTGCAGTGGCGTAGGATTTTTTTTAGGTTTTAAAACAGGATAGGGGACGATCATGAAAAAAGATGTTTCATTTGTTCAGCGGTTAACAACTTCGTTACTTGCAAATCAAGCTATTACACAAAAAGAAGCTGATTCTCTGGTAGCGATGTTTCATGATCGTGCAAAAGGAAGAGTCGATAGTTTTTTACTTGATGAAGGTATGGTAGAACGAGAAGATTTATTAAAAGCTTTAAGCGCTATGTACCAAGTGCCGTACTTTGATGTTAACGGTTATTTTTTTGAAAATGAATTATTACAAACATTTCCACGAGATGTCTTAATCAACAAAGGTATTATTCCTTTGCAAGTAGATGAAGATATTTTAATTATGGTAGCAAGTAACCCAGAAGACCCTGAGCTGCTTGATATTATTGGAAATTCAGTTTCATATGATGTCCAGTTTAACGTTGGTTTAAAACGAGATATCATGGATGCTGTAGAAGAATACTATGATCCTTCGATTCTTCTTGAAGATGAAGATCAATTTGATGATTACGAAGATGAAGATCTTGAAAACAATGGTTATCAAGAAGAAGATATTTTTGGCGATGAATACTAATCGTCAATAGGTATGTAGATGTAAAAAAAGCCGCTTAAAGATAAGCGGCTTTTTTCGTAAGATAGATTCTAATTTTAAATTAGCTGTTCTGATTTTTGTCATCAGATTTTTGATCTGAAGAATTATTTAAACTGTTTTCTTCTTGAACTTGTAAAGCTTGTATAAGAGCTTTAATACGTTCTTTCTCTTGAGCTGAAATATCGTATATACTTTTTGTGCTTATAGGATTTGTAGTACGGCAAACTGGGGTTTCAGTTTTTACCGGTATAATTTTTTCAGGAGTTAGCTGTTTTTCTATCGGAGTGTTTTTTGGTTTACATGTGTTTTCTAGGTGACGATTACCATTCATTGATTGTAGTAAATATATGAGCGTTGCTTCATTAAAATAAATGACTCCATTCACATCGCAACCATGGAAATAACAGTCGCATTTTACGTGGCCTTGCAAAGAAGGTGTTAATTGTTGCAATTTTTCTTTTTCAGATTTTTTAAACGATGCTGTTCTTTGGTCGCAAAGATCCTGCAATGTTGTAATTTCTTCAAGTTTTGCATATTTCGAAATGTTTTGAGGTCCTGTTTTTATATAGCTTGCTAATTGCGAATGTGCATCTTTTTTATCAGCATATAATCCTCGACCGACTATTTTAGCTTTATATTTACCAAGAAATTCTGTTGATTCTTCTATCGTTATGACAAGCTCATTAGGAGTTATTGCAGCACCGTTATAAATCATTGCAGATGCAATAGCTAGGGGATCATTCCACCCAAAAGATTTACTTTGGCTTAGAATGGTATGAATATTTTTGTTTTCAGCTACAAATTCAGAAATAGAGCTCATAGGTCTCTTACTTGTTAATTTTAATCGAGGGTTGTTGTCAATTTCTTCATCAATTTTGATAATTTTTGTTAAAAGCCCTGCTAAGTATCGATCATCTTCACTGTCAGAAAATGGCTGTGGTGTTATAGGAGCAAACTGAAGGGCTATAGTTGTATCTTCTGGCGACATTTTATTTTCATGTCTGTTTTTTGCATAGGTTACAGTTGTGTTGATCAGTAACAGAGCAGATAAGGTTTTTTTATAGTATGTATTCATAATTTTAATTTCGTAAAAAATAGAGTAATGTTGATTATTATTTTTTAGATAGAGTATTGTTCATATGCATTCTGACTAATTCATCAGTTAATGGTTCTCGAGCATGTGAAATTTCTTCATTTGTATAGCTTTTTCCTTCTAGTGCTTGTAATTCCATGTTAGCTAAATTGTCTAATTTTACTTTTAATAATTGTTTTCTTTTTCGTTCAAAGTCTGTTTCAGTACTATTTTTTAATAGGTTTACATTTTGATGAGATTGTAACGGTTGCGAATTTTTTCTATTACATTCAATTGTATGGCTTGGCGCTATTGGAAGATCTAATTGAGACTCAGGCTTAAAAACTTTTTGCGGCGAATGTGAATTTTTATTTTGAGCCAATTTTCTATCAGCTATTTCAGACATAACATCTATTTGGTTTATTGTATTATTATGCTTTGCAGTTAAGAAAGCAGCAAAGCTTTGCATAATTGACATAGATTTTTGATCTTCTGCTTTTTTTGCATGAGCGTGATGAATATGTTGATTAATTTCTTGTCTTGAAATTTGACTTGTCATATCGTGTAGATAACTATGTACATGATCTTTTTCTACTGGTTTGTATGCCACGTGTGATGAGTTAGCTGCAAAAATCCATTGATACCATGATAATTTTTTTGCATTCATTTTATTTTGATTTTGTACCTGTTTTCCTATGTAGGCAGATATTTCTTCTGGTGTTTGTACAGGAGGGTGCATAATAATAAAATCTTTTGGTTCAGATTGTTTTTCTTTTGGGTTTATAACTCTAAAACCATTGAGTGTTGCAGGTGCATGTTTATCATCAAGATTTCCATAGGTAAACCCTTGAGTTTTTCCTAATTTTTTAGCAGGTGTATTGGTGATGATTTGTATCTGAGGGTTTTGTTTTCGTATTTCAGTTAAAGCTTGTGCG
This genomic interval from Candidatus Chromulinivorax destructor contains the following:
- a CDS encoding M23 family metallopeptidase — encoded protein: MAEAEKMILVRQEYQQVIGMLKQTLQNKNSDEITDDLDSLDEIKNEIDTKDSEQNIVLIDEDIDDDVEHVKEDAPEEVEELEDEESKDFQFISAEDEKQLKDLRKQTRQKVQIAKKIKKKPLAQKQINQLKKTTKQTSIQDFTFHWPLELHHFWISSLFGARKKANGTPGFHYGIDLAAMKGTTVKAAAAGVVIQAQYLPGYGNNILIQHNKYYRTRYAHLHTMNVCEGQTIAIGQKIGTVGATGSVRKSGRDASHLHFEIYHNGSHVNPLRYLFN
- a CDS encoding BatD family protein encodes the protein MNMFKQKICLLNVIVYFFLVTSNDSMYATNFDMHVLNVSLKDMNYCTIDQIKRQTPCILQIDFISDKGGEKEFDLKPITGLDNFKHSHYEKTVIIFMDNGKLCYKHIYKYILEGHRKGVYSVGPFIVKNSLGNILKSSRISVVIGDETLVCADQVCAVKYFTQAELAAKSVYLYEKNILNIHFFDRIGVAGTEIVFPDFKNIKIVDVQKTNIAAIESIDGYDYVKTTWTVEFYPIDQGIIPIDEVKIKFLDQQLENKSHARGASRRFGFMMKVERSVPAPFVHLAVKPLPLSHYQLQGMSAVGQFSQLMITTDTSTILQGQGIALTLKLCGSGNLEMIDFNRLILPKSFQYYHADTKESTYNKNCKQFEFIVQANEHGMYQIPCQEFFYFDPADATYKILKSNVIDIMVTSHYLDKDKEYEKKTMQDDGCIAFDCTNINDYIFLDETPGQSSIMSISLVWYERYLHLLLLLCMMTGLYGYVFKQYLFTHDTWKRYFLFLVAYKNCRRAQLKNNAGGLYAIFLNLFIALDYAHMSIMNEERIEKYLEKHHFSEQEIIRWKIFYSKLLQVSFAQSTTLDSKILFQESFMWLQQLKEKI
- a CDS encoding rhodanese-like domain-containing protein gives rise to the protein MVNFIVRAVNLKTVSLISFCLLSLVGCNFSSSAQKKPQLIVINVLDKQEFDDCHIAGSINIPFAEFENKVASFDKNNHYVLYCADYACMSSGYCAKLLRDQNCKYVWEYAGGMVDWYKKGYPTQGPAQEEYLKSENINYNDEEDTSHTITAEELLVKIEEFSSRI
- a CDS encoding HU family DNA-binding protein — encoded protein: MNKAQVLESMAKLTKMSKSSCKLALEAFVSTVGGALKLNKSVVLTGFGTFVVMKRKSRVGVNPATGNKMQIPAKKVPKFKPGKALKDLVG
- a CDS encoding BatD family protein, giving the protein MEKKVGSFIVFLLLLCTSIVYASNQSIVVSVYDTHNNYLQQAMVQTEFVIQVVVHNISMGNTIPALKGLDQFQYSFQGRSSNYSMHNGQSSNKTIYKFIAKALHHGVYTLGPITYTDSSGNIFTSNLVEIVVGDQQIKKQQHGSKDRFQCSVQSDAYEVFVGEKIRLQIDFLDYVGINQFTPSLPTFQDIIVTDVTQTKKQERSFDKDNQEHLHTQWVLDCYPKQVGFSVIQGIKIRLIEPNERNDFFGFMSSMMSAEKELVAEPIGIKVLPLPHCQDLENIQAVGEFSKITLSTNIDTAEQGQGFTLRVDIFGNGNLEMIDSFSLVLPQEFSSYTTHAGKIDRDRTSKRFEYIIQAQESGTYEIPAQNFTYFDLNSGDYVTLQSNPKTMTITKGTHTYSDQYKLYEENELDTESENQITVSAYTILDTYDERNYWKGISLSLYALAIRVIFLLFLFMIGYRYFLKKYVLSHDKLQHFLLFLKAHRALKIAEKKENIATLYNVFITIFVGLNVGRRGEINENLIEGYLQKKCFSVDQIKKWNIFYHKLLQASFSQGDKKMSLLLVQEAFVWLSLLKNRS
- the lepB gene encoding signal peptidase I, whose product is MVQRIIAWYKRPNKSFIADTLESLLVIIPIVFLIKTFVFGLYQVPTCSMEPTMLVGERFFAEKFTVFFQPPKRGDIIAFNNPVYRYSKSPVVNLFERYVSWKVVSWTKRVIGVPGDHVQGKVEGGKTVVYLNGQKLDEPYVNQYPIIELFKKELVVGDNIYSGLCRRTFDPSKKWNEQPFYRINPTEIIRAKEFCPKNIFYPYEPTNKDIFDVQLGENQYWVMGDNRQGSSDCRSWGALDGKLIHGKIVLRLWSSDSDESWWMSDLLKHPIDFWSRMRWSRFFNFVY